One segment of Lytechinus variegatus isolate NC3 chromosome 13, Lvar_3.0, whole genome shotgun sequence DNA contains the following:
- the LOC121426863 gene encoding cytochrome c, somatic-like isoform X2 → MAASDDVIPSGDPEKGAEIFREHCAGCHDIDTTGEHRAGPNLMALWGREANTIEGFAFVESDEKKGIIWNDKTLFDFLEKPHIPGTKFLFRDLKGKDEDKANLIAYLKKMTDPKNS, encoded by the exons ATGGCTGCAAGCGATGACGTCATACCTTCGGGCGATCCCGAGAAAGGAGCCGAAATCTTCCGAGAGCACTGTGCCGGTTGCCATGACATCGACACGACTGGAGAACATAGGGCGGGGCCTAATTTAATGGCGTTATGGGGCAGAGAGGCCAACACGATCGAGGGTTTTGCCTTCGTGGAATCGGATGAAAAgaaag GGATCATTTGGAATGATAAGACCCTCTTTGACTTCTTGGAGAAGCCTCACATTCCTGGAACAAAGTTTTTATTCCGCGACCTGAAGGGAAAGGACGAGGACAAGGCCAACCTGATCGCTTACCTCAAGAAAATGACCGACCCCAAGAACTCATGA
- the LOC121426863 gene encoding cytochrome c, somatic-like isoform X1, giving the protein MGNKVPYQKLDMAASDDVIPSGDPEKGAEIFREHCAGCHDIDTTGEHRAGPNLMALWGREANTIEGFAFVESDEKKGIIWNDKTLFDFLEKPHIPGTKFLFRDLKGKDEDKANLIAYLKKMTDPKNS; this is encoded by the exons ATGGG AAATAAAGTACCATATCAAAAACTGGACATGGCTGCAAGCGATGACGTCATACCTTCGGGCGATCCCGAGAAAGGAGCCGAAATCTTCCGAGAGCACTGTGCCGGTTGCCATGACATCGACACGACTGGAGAACATAGGGCGGGGCCTAATTTAATGGCGTTATGGGGCAGAGAGGCCAACACGATCGAGGGTTTTGCCTTCGTGGAATCGGATGAAAAgaaag GGATCATTTGGAATGATAAGACCCTCTTTGACTTCTTGGAGAAGCCTCACATTCCTGGAACAAAGTTTTTATTCCGCGACCTGAAGGGAAAGGACGAGGACAAGGCCAACCTGATCGCTTACCTCAAGAAAATGACCGACCCCAAGAACTCATGA
- the LOC121426733 gene encoding putative nuclease HARBI1, whose amino-acid sequence MELSPLLWRDRWETCRHQEAPKSGSLYYNYKGFFSIVMLAVVNSDYKFIWADVGSPGSYSDAGIFNRSRLEPGLREGTIGLPQPDPLPNDDQDTPYYMVGDDAFPLRPYMMKPYPHRHLKRDERIYNYRCSRARRVVENAFGIFANRFRCLLTTLGLRPSKVTKIVKACMTLHNLMRTRYPNLQNADLDREDEQGQIIAGAWRDQAVLEDVQAAGHGPRLTRPGKELRAYLKNYFCSPAGSVPWQDVAINQQ is encoded by the coding sequence ATGGAACTTTCCCCACTGTTGTGGCGCGATCGATGGGAAACATGTCGCCATCAAGAAGCCCCCAAGAGCGGCTCACTTTACTACAACTACAAAGGCTTCTTTTCCATCGTCATGCTTGCAGTGGTAAACTCTGACTACAAGTTCATCTGGGCGGATGTGGGGTCACCAGGGTCGTATTCCGACGCCGGCATCTTTAACCGGTCGCGACTGGAGCCAGGTCTGCGTGAGGGAACGATCGGACTACCCCAGCCGGATCCCCTACCAAATGACGACCAGGACACACCCTACTACATGGTCGGAGACGACGCCTTCCCCCTACGGCCATACATGATGAAGCCTTACCCTCATCGGCACCTGAAACGGGACGAGCGGATCTACAACTACCGGTGTTCCAGGGCACGCCGTGTGGTTGAAAACGCGTTTGGTATATTCGCCAATCGCTTCAGATGTCTGCTAACAACCCTGGGATTGAGACCGTCGAAAGTTACCAAGATCGTCAAGGCCTGCATGACCCTTCACAACCTCATGAGGACTCGTTACCCCAACCTTCAGAATGCTGACCTCGACCGGGAAGATGAGCAGGGTCAGATCATCGCGGGTGCATGGCGAGACCAAGCCGTGCTCGAAGATGTGCAAGCAGCAGGGCACGGGCCAAGATTGACCCGACCAGGCAAAGAACTGCGCGCATACCTCAAGAATTACTTTTGCAGTCCTGCCGGGAGTGTGCCATGGCAAGATGTGGCAATAAACCAGCAGTAA